CGGCCCGAAAGAGGGGCGATTCTGAGTCCCAAAGAGGGGCGGTTCTGGGGCGAACAGCCCTTTGGGGTGAACGGCCCCTTTGGGGCGAACGGTCCCAGGTGTGAATAGTCCGGCAGCGAACGGTTCGAGCGGTAAACGCCGGGTCCTGTGAACTGGCAGTATGAATTGCCGGAGGGAGGGCAAGTTATGGTCCGTGTGCGAGCCATCCTCGGCGGTGTGGCGGGGTGCCTGGCCGGCTTGCTATGGGGCGGGCCGGTCTGGGGGCAGACCTCCTTTCCCATGATCACGCATACCCACCCCACGGCGGTCACGCGGGGCAGCACGCAGGAGGTGACGGTCTTTGCGAACGGCGGCTCCTTCGCCGAGGCGCTCGCGGTGCACATCGAAGGGGAAGGAGTGACGGCAGAAATCGTCCCGCCCAAGGAGGCGCCAAAGGCCGCACCCACCGCTCCGGTGCCGGCGGTCCGCCAGTTGACCCTGCGGATCAAGGCCGCCGCCGACGCTCCACTCGGAGTGCGCGAGTTCCGCATCCGCACGGCCCACGGCATCTCCTCCCTCGGCCAGTTACTCATCGTGGACGATCCCGTCGTCCTGGAAAACGGCAGCAACAACACGCCGGACAAAGCCCAAACTGTAACCGTCCCCTGCGTCCTGTGCGGGCGGATCGACCGCGCGGAAAGCGTCGATTACTACACCTTTTCGGCCAAAGCGGGCCAGACTCTGACGATCGAAGTCCACTGCGCCCGCTTGCAGGACAAAATCCACGACTTGCAGAAGCACGCCGACCCGCTCGTGAGCATCGCCGACGCCTCCGGGCGAGAACTGGCCAGTAGCGACGATGACCGCTTCGCCGATCCGCTTCTGGTCTTTACGCCGCCCGCTGATGGCCTCTACCGCCTGGCCATTCGCGACGCCAAGTACGACGGCGATTCCCGCTGGAGCTACGCCGTCACGATCACGGACCGGCCCTATGTGAAGCAAATTTTCCCGATCGGGGTGCCGCCGTCAGCCTCCGTGGTCTTCGAGCCGGTCCTATCCACGCCGCAACGGCCCCAGTGGACCGCCGTTACGCCGGCCGCTCCGGGCCTGCACAGCGTTAGTCTCCGTCCGCCGGGCAGCAGCCGCGTGACCAATCCCGTGCCGCTCGTCGTCAGCACCCTGCCCATCCAGCGGGAACAGGAACCGAACGACTCGCCCGCCCAGGCCAACCCCCTGCCCGTGCCCGGCGGCGTCAACGGCCGCATCGGCCAGCGACGCGACCTCGACCACTTCCGCCTCTCCCTCAAAAAGGGACAGACCGTCGTCCTCGAAGTCTTCGCCCGCCGCTTCGGCACCGAACTGACCAGCCGCCTTGACGCCCAACTGGACCTACTCTCCGCCGACGGCAAAAACGTGCTCGTGACTAACGACGACCAATCCCCCGCGATGAAGGACAGCGCCCTGGTCTTCACCGCCCCCGCTGACGGCGATTACCTCCTGCGACTGCGCGACCTCAACAACAAAGGCGGCGAGGAGTACGCCTACTTCCTCACCTGCGACTTGGCCAAGCCAGACTTCTCCCTCAAGGTGGACCCCTCCATCGCCCTGATCGGCCCTGGTTCCAGCGCCGCCTGGTACGTGCAGGTCAACCGGAAGCACGGCTTCGCGGGTCCGGTGGCGATCAGCGTGGATGGGCTGCCGCCGGGCGTCCGCGTCAACCCCTTGATCATTCCAGCGAATATGACCCAGGGGCTGCTGGTGCTGACGGCAGATGCCGGCGCTCCGCTTGGCGGCGGACCGGTGCGGGTCGTCGGCACCGCCACGGTCGAACACAACGGCCAAAAGGAAACCCTCCAGCGCACGGCGACGGCAGTGGAGGAAATCTACTTCCCCGGCGGCGGGCGCGGACGCTTCGATGTCCGCATGCAGGCCCTGGCCGTGACCCAAACCTCGGACGTTCTCCGCGTCCAGGTCCAACCGAATCGCATCACCCTCAAGCCCGGTCAGGAAGTCACCCTCAACGTCACGGTGGAGCGCTCCCCCCGCTATGCCGGCAAACCGGTTACGCTCGACGTGTTGCTCCGCCACCTCGGCACGGTCTACGGCAACCCCTTGCCCCCCGGCGTGACCCTCGTGGATGGAAAAAGCAAAACGCTCCTGGGCGCCGGCGACCGCGGCACGATCACCCTCCGCGCCGCCCCGGATGCCCCGCCCTGCACCGATGTCCCCATCTGCGTCCAGGCCTTCGTCCCGATCAACTTCGTGGTCAAAATCGGCTATGCCAGCGAACCGATCTTGCTGACCGTGGAAAAGTGACGCTCTCTTGTCTCTCCCCCGGCCCCGCCCTGCATGCTGCGGAGGAATGACCATGCTGCCCGCCGCCTGCCGCTTCCGCTTTGGTCCTGCCCTGCTCGCTGCCGCCATGCTGACCTCCGCCGGTCTGTCCCTGACCCCCGCTGCTGATCCCGCGGCCGACCCGGCGACCCCCCAACCGCCCCGCGGCTTCACCGCCCTCTTCAATGGCCGAGACCTCTCCGGCTGGCACGGCTGGGACATCCACGCCAAAGGGGCCAGTCCCGCTGACCTGGAAAAACTCCCGCCCCAGGAACAAGCCCAACGCTTCGCCGCCTGGACCGAACAGGCCCGCAAACACTGGCGCGTTGAAAACGGCGAGCTAATCAACGATGGCCGCGGTCCCTACCTCGCCACCGAGCGCGCCTTCGGCGACATCGAGCTGCTCGTGGAATACAAAACCGTCCCCGGTGCGGATAGCGGCATCTACCTGCGCAACACCCCCCAGGTACAAATCTGGGACCCCAACCAGAAATACGACCCGAAAAATCCCCACCGCAAGCCCCACCTCGGCTCTGGCGGCCTCTTCAACAACTCCCCCGGCGCCCCAGGACGTGACCCCCTCGTCCGGGCGGATAAGCCCTTCGGCCAGTGGAACCGCTTCCGCATCCTCCAAATCGGCGAACGCACCACCGTCTACCTCAACGACCAGCTCGTCGTCGATCATGCCCGCATGGAGAACTACTGGAATCGCAAGGCCCCCCTGCCCCGCACCGGCAAAATCCTCCTCCAGACCCACGGCGGCGAAATCCGCTGGCGCAACCTCTTCGTCCGCGAGATTCCCCCGGAGGAAGCCAACGAACGCCTCCGCCAGCACCGCGCCGACCGCTTCCGCCCCCTCTTCAACGGCCGGGACCTCACCGGCTGGACCGGCGACACCGCCTCCTACACCGTCGAACAGGGGCAGATCATCTGCCAGCCCCGCAAAAGCGGCGTCCTCTACACCCGCGAGCAGTTTGCGGACTTCACCGTGCGACTGGAATACCGCCTCCCCCCCGGCGGCAACAACGGCCTGGCCATCCGCTACCCCGGCAAAGGCCGCCCCTCCACCGACGGCATGTGCGAAATCCAAATCCTCGACGATGACCACCCCCGCTATGCCCGCCTCGATCCCCGCCAATTCAACGGCTCCGCCTACGGCATCGCCCCCGCCACCCGCGGCTACCTCCGCCCCGCCGGCCAGTGGAACTTTCTGGAAGTCTCGGTACGACAATCCACCGTCACCGTCGAACTCAACGGTACCCGCATCCTCCACGCCGATCTAGCCGCCATCACCACCTTCAAGGACAATCAGCCCCAT
The genomic region above belongs to Thermogemmata fonticola and contains:
- a CDS encoding PPC domain-containing protein, whose product is MVRVRAILGGVAGCLAGLLWGGPVWGQTSFPMITHTHPTAVTRGSTQEVTVFANGGSFAEALAVHIEGEGVTAEIVPPKEAPKAAPTAPVPAVRQLTLRIKAAADAPLGVREFRIRTAHGISSLGQLLIVDDPVVLENGSNNTPDKAQTVTVPCVLCGRIDRAESVDYYTFSAKAGQTLTIEVHCARLQDKIHDLQKHADPLVSIADASGRELASSDDDRFADPLLVFTPPADGLYRLAIRDAKYDGDSRWSYAVTITDRPYVKQIFPIGVPPSASVVFEPVLSTPQRPQWTAVTPAAPGLHSVSLRPPGSSRVTNPVPLVVSTLPIQREQEPNDSPAQANPLPVPGGVNGRIGQRRDLDHFRLSLKKGQTVVLEVFARRFGTELTSRLDAQLDLLSADGKNVLVTNDDQSPAMKDSALVFTAPADGDYLLRLRDLNNKGGEEYAYFLTCDLAKPDFSLKVDPSIALIGPGSSAAWYVQVNRKHGFAGPVAISVDGLPPGVRVNPLIIPANMTQGLLVLTADAGAPLGGGPVRVVGTATVEHNGQKETLQRTATAVEEIYFPGGGRGRFDVRMQALAVTQTSDVLRVQVQPNRITLKPGQEVTLNVTVERSPRYAGKPVTLDVLLRHLGTVYGNPLPPGVTLVDGKSKTLLGAGDRGTITLRAAPDAPPCTDVPICVQAFVPINFVVKIGYASEPILLTVEK
- a CDS encoding 3-keto-disaccharide hydrolase, which encodes MLPAACRFRFGPALLAAAMLTSAGLSLTPAADPAADPATPQPPRGFTALFNGRDLSGWHGWDIHAKGASPADLEKLPPQEQAQRFAAWTEQARKHWRVENGELINDGRGPYLATERAFGDIELLVEYKTVPGADSGIYLRNTPQVQIWDPNQKYDPKNPHRKPHLGSGGLFNNSPGAPGRDPLVRADKPFGQWNRFRILQIGERTTVYLNDQLVVDHARMENYWNRKAPLPRTGKILLQTHGGEIRWRNLFVREIPPEEANERLRQHRADRFRPLFNGRDLTGWTGDTASYTVEQGQIICQPRKSGVLYTREQFADFTVRLEYRLPPGGNNGLAIRYPGKGRPSTDGMCEIQILDDDHPRYARLDPRQFNGSAYGIAPATRGYLRPAGQWNFLEVSVRQSTVTVELNGTRILHADLAAITTFKDNQPHPGITRRSGHFGFAGHGDPVAFRHIAIETLTD